The following proteins are encoded in a genomic region of Oncorhynchus kisutch isolate 150728-3 linkage group LG6, Okis_V2, whole genome shotgun sequence:
- the prodha gene encoding proline dehydrogenase 1, mitochondrial isoform X2, translating into MSYNKVVPALVKSSSDNIKRICLFHGRFRSTVASTQRDEVEGGKEKQVDECTVVKAVQADLIIQPKNTTDAQTQKIEIDFDNTHEAYKSKDNIELLRSLLVFKLCTFDFLVDKNKELMDLSKKVFGQRLFERLMKMTFYGQFVAGEDHNSIKPLIHKNQAFGVGSVLDYSVEEDLTQEEAEKKEMDACVSEAEKESQGVDHREKKYKAHRQFGDRRGGVVSARTYFYADEAKCDNQMETFLNCIKASDGFSAIKMTALGRPQFLLQFSEVLVKWRRFFNLLAAQQGKSGMDALEQKLELEQLKESLTQLGVGNKDDIENWFTGEKLGPSGTIDLLDWNSLINDRTSISNLLVIPNVETGQLEPLLRKFTVEEEKQMKRMLQRVDVLAKHAVENGVRLMVDAEQTYFQPAISRLTLEMQRIFNREKPIIFNTYQCYLKEAYDNVSVDMELSRREGWYFGAKLVRGAYMYQERSRAEEIGYEDPINPDYEATNRMYHKCLEFVLEEINHNRKANVMVASHNEDTVKFTLEKMNQMGLSPTENKVYFGQLLGMCDQISFPLGQAGFPVYKYVPYGPVNEVIPYLSRRALENRGFMKGSQRERSLLWKELKRRLLNGQILYKPVY; encoded by the exons atgtcgtACAATAAAGTAGTACCAGCTCTAGTCAAGTCAAGTTCCGATAACATCAAGAGAATATGCTTGTTTCACGGGAGATTTCGCTCCACGGTCGCATCCACGCAACGTGATGAGgttgaaggagggaaagagaagcaAGTTGATGAGTGCACTGTGGTGAAAGCTGTTCAAGCGGACCTCATCATCCAGCCAAAAAATACCACCGATGCTCAAACACAGAAGATCGAAATCGACTTTGACAATACTCATGAAGCTTACAAAAGTAAAGATAACATTGAGCTGCTTAGAAGTCTGTTGGTCTTCAAGCTTTGCACATTCGACTTCCTCGTTGACAAGAACAAGGAG TTGATGGACCTTAGCAAGAAGGTATTTGGCCAGCGGCTGTTTGAGAGGCTGATGAAGATGACGTTCTATGGACAGTTTGTGGCCGGGGAGGACCACAACTCAATCAAGCCTCTGATCCATAAGAACCAGGCCTTCGGCGTGGGGTCAGTCCTGGATTACAGTGTGGAGGAAGACCTGACccaggaggaggcagagaagaaGGAGATGGA TGCCTGTGTGTCTGAAGCTGAGAAAGAAAGTCAAG GCGTTGACCACCGTGAGAAGAAGTACAAGGCCCACCGTCAGTTTGGGGACCGTCGTGGGGGCGTGGTCAGTGCCAGGACATACTTCTATGCTGATGAGGCCAAGTGTGACAACCAGATGGAGACCTTCCTCAACTGCATAAAAGCCTCAG ATGGATTTTCTGCCATTAAGATGACTGCCCTGGGCCGTCCACAGTTCCTG CTCCAGTTCTCAGAGGTGCTGGTGAAATGGAGGAGGTTCTTCAACCTGCTGGCAGCACAGCAGGGGAAGTCTGGCATGGATGCACTGGAGCAGAAACTGGAACTGGAACAGCTGAAG GAGAGTTTGACTCAGCTGGGGGTTGGAAATAAAGATGACATTGAGAACTGGTTTACTGGAGAGAAACTGGGCCCATCAGG AACGATTGACCTTCTGGACTGGAACAGCTTGATTAATGACAGAACATCGATCTCGAACCTGCTCGTCATTCCCAATGTTGAG ACTGGTCAGCTGGAGCCTCTGTTGAGGAAGTTCACTGTTGAAGAGGAGAAACAGATGAAGAGGATGCTGCAGAGAGTGGATGTTCTGGCCAAG CATGCGGTGGAGAACGGGGTGAGGCTGATGGTGGATGCTGAGCAGACGTACTTCCAGCCGGCCATCAGCAGACTGACCCTGGAGATGCAGAGGATCTTCAACAGAGAGAAGCCCATCATTTTCAACACCTACCAGTGCTATCTTAAG GAAGCCTATGACAATGTGTCTGTGGATATGGAGCTGTCCCGGCGTGAAGGTTGGTACTTTGGGGCCAAGCTGGTCCGCGGGGCCTACATGTACCAGGAGAGGAGCAGGGCGGAGGAGATCGGCTACGAAGACCCCATTAACCCAGACTACGAGGCCACCAACCGGATGTACCACAA ATGTTTAGAGTTTGTGTTGGAAGAGATCAACCACAACAGGAAGGCTAATGTCATGGTGGCGTCACACAACGAGGACACTGTCAAATTCACTCTGGAGAA GATGAACCAGATGGGTCTGTCACCCACTGAGAACAAGGTCTATTTTGGACAGCTGCTCGGAATGTGTGACCAGATCAGCTTCCCACTAG GCCAGGCTGGATTCCCAGTGTACAAATACGTCCCCTACGGCCCAGTCAACGAGGTCATCCCCTACCTGTCTCGCCGTGCCCTGGAGAACAGGGGCTTCATGAAGGGTTCCCAGAGGGAGCGCAGCCTGTTGTGGAAGGAGCTCAAACGCAGGCTGCTCAATGGACAGATCCTCTACAAGCCTGTGTACTAA
- the prodha gene encoding proline dehydrogenase 1, mitochondrial isoform X1: MSYNKVVPALVKSSSDNIKRICLFHGRFRSTVASTQRDEVEGGKEKQVDECTVVKAVQADLIIQPKNTTDAQTQKIEIDFDNTHEAYKSKDNIELLRSLLVFKLCTFDFLVDKNKELMDLSKKVFGQRLFERLMKMTFYGQFVAGEDHNSIKPLIHKNQAFGVGSVLDYSVEEDLTQEEAEKKEMDACVSEAEKESQGVDHREKKYKAHRQFGDRRGGVVSARTYFYADEAKCDNQMETFLNCIKASGGASVDGFSAIKMTALGRPQFLLQFSEVLVKWRRFFNLLAAQQGKSGMDALEQKLELEQLKESLTQLGVGNKDDIENWFTGEKLGPSGTIDLLDWNSLINDRTSISNLLVIPNVETGQLEPLLRKFTVEEEKQMKRMLQRVDVLAKHAVENGVRLMVDAEQTYFQPAISRLTLEMQRIFNREKPIIFNTYQCYLKEAYDNVSVDMELSRREGWYFGAKLVRGAYMYQERSRAEEIGYEDPINPDYEATNRMYHKCLEFVLEEINHNRKANVMVASHNEDTVKFTLEKMNQMGLSPTENKVYFGQLLGMCDQISFPLGQAGFPVYKYVPYGPVNEVIPYLSRRALENRGFMKGSQRERSLLWKELKRRLLNGQILYKPVY; encoded by the exons atgtcgtACAATAAAGTAGTACCAGCTCTAGTCAAGTCAAGTTCCGATAACATCAAGAGAATATGCTTGTTTCACGGGAGATTTCGCTCCACGGTCGCATCCACGCAACGTGATGAGgttgaaggagggaaagagaagcaAGTTGATGAGTGCACTGTGGTGAAAGCTGTTCAAGCGGACCTCATCATCCAGCCAAAAAATACCACCGATGCTCAAACACAGAAGATCGAAATCGACTTTGACAATACTCATGAAGCTTACAAAAGTAAAGATAACATTGAGCTGCTTAGAAGTCTGTTGGTCTTCAAGCTTTGCACATTCGACTTCCTCGTTGACAAGAACAAGGAG TTGATGGACCTTAGCAAGAAGGTATTTGGCCAGCGGCTGTTTGAGAGGCTGATGAAGATGACGTTCTATGGACAGTTTGTGGCCGGGGAGGACCACAACTCAATCAAGCCTCTGATCCATAAGAACCAGGCCTTCGGCGTGGGGTCAGTCCTGGATTACAGTGTGGAGGAAGACCTGACccaggaggaggcagagaagaaGGAGATGGA TGCCTGTGTGTCTGAAGCTGAGAAAGAAAGTCAAG GCGTTGACCACCGTGAGAAGAAGTACAAGGCCCACCGTCAGTTTGGGGACCGTCGTGGGGGCGTGGTCAGTGCCAGGACATACTTCTATGCTGATGAGGCCAAGTGTGACAACCAGATGGAGACCTTCCTCAACTGCATAAAAGCCTCAG GGGGGGCCTCTGTAGATGGATTTTCTGCCATTAAGATGACTGCCCTGGGCCGTCCACAGTTCCTG CTCCAGTTCTCAGAGGTGCTGGTGAAATGGAGGAGGTTCTTCAACCTGCTGGCAGCACAGCAGGGGAAGTCTGGCATGGATGCACTGGAGCAGAAACTGGAACTGGAACAGCTGAAG GAGAGTTTGACTCAGCTGGGGGTTGGAAATAAAGATGACATTGAGAACTGGTTTACTGGAGAGAAACTGGGCCCATCAGG AACGATTGACCTTCTGGACTGGAACAGCTTGATTAATGACAGAACATCGATCTCGAACCTGCTCGTCATTCCCAATGTTGAG ACTGGTCAGCTGGAGCCTCTGTTGAGGAAGTTCACTGTTGAAGAGGAGAAACAGATGAAGAGGATGCTGCAGAGAGTGGATGTTCTGGCCAAG CATGCGGTGGAGAACGGGGTGAGGCTGATGGTGGATGCTGAGCAGACGTACTTCCAGCCGGCCATCAGCAGACTGACCCTGGAGATGCAGAGGATCTTCAACAGAGAGAAGCCCATCATTTTCAACACCTACCAGTGCTATCTTAAG GAAGCCTATGACAATGTGTCTGTGGATATGGAGCTGTCCCGGCGTGAAGGTTGGTACTTTGGGGCCAAGCTGGTCCGCGGGGCCTACATGTACCAGGAGAGGAGCAGGGCGGAGGAGATCGGCTACGAAGACCCCATTAACCCAGACTACGAGGCCACCAACCGGATGTACCACAA ATGTTTAGAGTTTGTGTTGGAAGAGATCAACCACAACAGGAAGGCTAATGTCATGGTGGCGTCACACAACGAGGACACTGTCAAATTCACTCTGGAGAA GATGAACCAGATGGGTCTGTCACCCACTGAGAACAAGGTCTATTTTGGACAGCTGCTCGGAATGTGTGACCAGATCAGCTTCCCACTAG GCCAGGCTGGATTCCCAGTGTACAAATACGTCCCCTACGGCCCAGTCAACGAGGTCATCCCCTACCTGTCTCGCCGTGCCCTGGAGAACAGGGGCTTCATGAAGGGTTCCCAGAGGGAGCGCAGCCTGTTGTGGAAGGAGCTCAAACGCAGGCTGCTCAATGGACAGATCCTCTACAAGCCTGTGTACTAA